One window of the Flavobacteriaceae bacterium YJPT1-3 genome contains the following:
- a CDS encoding tRNA pseudouridine(38-40) synthase TruA, with protein MFEKRFYYLFELQYLGFRYHGWQKQPDVLTVERMVGRTLAYVLGHKNFKTLAIGRTDAKVSVNHTYVELFLKDDALEPGFLELFNKNLPQDIRALSMEEVTADFNLMESALEKEYLYLFANAISMHPFAAPLMINKTEPLDIELMQKAARLFEGTHDFRSYCYKPKPTTQTVLSISRSEIVINDLYQANFFPDESYIFRVIGQGFKRHQVRLMMGMLFDIGNGSASMDDLKESLALDSSIHLSHIAPPSGLLLNQVRIKR; from the coding sequence ATGTTTGAAAAACGCTTCTACTACCTTTTCGAACTGCAATACCTTGGTTTTCGGTATCACGGTTGGCAGAAACAACCGGATGTATTAACGGTTGAACGCATGGTGGGCCGTACCCTGGCCTATGTTTTAGGGCATAAAAATTTTAAAACGCTGGCCATTGGAAGAACTGACGCTAAAGTCTCCGTCAATCATACATATGTGGAGCTTTTCCTAAAAGACGATGCGTTGGAACCCGGCTTTCTGGAATTGTTTAATAAAAACCTTCCGCAAGATATTCGGGCCTTGTCGATGGAAGAGGTGACGGCCGACTTTAATCTGATGGAGTCAGCGCTGGAGAAGGAGTATCTCTACCTTTTCGCGAATGCCATTAGCATGCATCCTTTTGCAGCTCCGTTGATGATCAACAAGACGGAACCCTTAGATATCGAGCTCATGCAGAAAGCAGCGAGGTTATTTGAAGGGACCCACGATTTTAGATCATACTGCTATAAACCCAAACCGACCACACAAACCGTGCTAAGCATATCTCGATCAGAAATCGTTATCAATGATCTCTATCAGGCGAATTTCTTCCCGGATGAGTCCTATATCTTCCGAGTGATCGGACAGGGCTTTAAGCGACATCAGGTTCGTTTGATGATGGGGATGCTTTTCGATATTGGAAATGGAAGTGCCTCTATGGACGATCTCAAAGAAAGCTTAGCCCTGGATTCTTCTATCCACCTCAGCCATATAGCGCCGCCAAGCGGCCTTCTTTTAAACCAGGTACGCATCAAGCGTTAA
- the hisH gene encoding imidazole glycerol phosphate synthase subunit HisH → MNIAIINYGAGNIQSIKFAIQRLGHEAVLTDQAQAIRSADKVIFPGVGEAGSAMRKLKNTGLDTVIPTLTQPVLGICLGMQLMCTRSAESDAQGLGIFDTEVIRFSDALKVPQIGWNTLEAVKGPLFDQVADEEFIYMVHSYYAPLCECTVASCTYGVSYSAALQKDNFFGTQFHPEKSSLTGNQILKNFLAL, encoded by the coding sequence ATGAACATTGCAATCATAAATTACGGAGCCGGTAATATTCAAAGCATCAAGTTTGCCATCCAACGCTTGGGTCACGAGGCGGTGCTCACCGATCAGGCCCAGGCGATCAGGTCTGCCGATAAGGTGATCTTTCCCGGAGTGGGCGAGGCCGGAAGCGCCATGCGGAAATTAAAGAATACCGGACTGGACACTGTCATACCCACCCTGACGCAACCTGTTTTGGGCATCTGTCTGGGGATGCAACTCATGTGCACACGTTCTGCTGAAAGTGATGCTCAAGGTTTGGGAATCTTCGATACAGAAGTGATTCGTTTTTCTGATGCGCTGAAAGTGCCCCAGATTGGCTGGAATACCTTGGAAGCGGTGAAGGGGCCTCTCTTTGATCAGGTAGCGGACGAAGAATTTATCTATATGGTGCACAGCTATTATGCGCCCCTTTGTGAATGCACCGTCGCTTCCTGTACCTACGGAGTTTCCTATAGTGCAGCCCTACAAAAGGACAATTTCTTTGGAACGCAGTTCCATCCTGAAAAATCCAGTTTGACCGGGAATCAAATCCTAAAAAACTTTCTTGCCTTATGA
- a CDS encoding OmpA family protein: protein MGLKNFIGAFVVFAFWACLGIFYFSNQNKDRSSFLFKKETASSPVNPAEADPIVDPNNLEIETLDSLPVDSLLYSDVDDFVALDNALVELASSETESIASSKRQQGNKPAKDRAQMNEELGFLAEEVINSLQLEEETLPEEPINDLLYPKFKNTNLILNKRLNDYGRNLKELLAENPEKRVTVIGHTDNIGNGTDNYLLALERARQIKWYFVARLGIPRYKITAISKGETAPIYPNNSERNRQRNSRIEIIIKNK, encoded by the coding sequence ATGGGGCTAAAGAATTTTATTGGGGCATTTGTGGTGTTCGCCTTTTGGGCTTGCCTTGGTATCTTCTATTTCAGCAACCAAAATAAGGATCGCTCCTCGTTCCTGTTTAAAAAAGAAACCGCTAGCAGCCCGGTGAACCCTGCCGAGGCTGATCCTATAGTCGATCCCAATAATCTTGAAATAGAAACCTTAGACAGTCTTCCCGTAGATAGCCTGCTCTATTCTGATGTAGACGACTTTGTAGCTCTGGACAATGCACTGGTGGAGCTCGCCAGTTCTGAGACGGAATCGATCGCTTCTTCCAAACGGCAACAAGGAAACAAACCAGCAAAAGACCGGGCTCAGATGAATGAGGAACTCGGTTTTCTGGCCGAAGAAGTGATCAACAGTTTACAATTGGAGGAAGAAACGCTACCGGAAGAGCCTATCAACGATCTTCTCTACCCCAAGTTTAAGAATACCAATCTTATCCTGAACAAGCGACTCAACGATTACGGACGTAATTTGAAGGAGCTGCTGGCCGAAAATCCGGAGAAACGCGTAACGGTGATCGGCCATACAGACAACATTGGAAACGGAACCGACAATTATCTGTTGGCCTTAGAACGTGCCCGCCAGATAAAATGGTACTTTGTAGCCCGATTGGGCATACCCCGCTATAAGATCACGGCTATTTCTAAAGGAGAAACCGCCCCTATTTACCCCAATAACTCAGAACGCAATCGACAACGGAACAGCCGAATAGAAATCATCATAAAAAATAAATAG
- the hisA gene encoding 1-(5-phosphoribosyl)-5-[(5-phosphoribosylamino)methylideneamino]imidazole-4-carboxamide isomerase, which translates to MRIIPAIDIIEGKCVRLSKGDYDTKKIYNEHPLEVAKSFEDHGIKHLHLVDLDGAKSKHIVNHKILEQIAEKTTLQIDFGGGLKSDEDLRIAFESGAHQITGGSIAVKDPDTFKSWLLRYGSDRIILGADVQNERIAVNGWQESSERELVPFIEDYRAHGVSYVICTDISKDGMLEGPAFDLYQTLIGQFAEDTHAQGGSLPLRLIASGGISQFDELPKLQELGCEGVIIGKAIYEQRISLKELEKYVLDYAD; encoded by the coding sequence ATGAGAATCATCCCGGCCATCGATATCATTGAGGGCAAATGTGTGCGTCTCTCCAAAGGAGACTACGACACCAAGAAAATTTATAATGAGCATCCTTTAGAGGTCGCCAAATCCTTTGAAGATCACGGCATAAAACACCTGCATTTGGTGGATCTGGACGGCGCCAAGAGCAAGCATATTGTGAATCACAAGATCCTGGAACAAATAGCAGAGAAAACGACCTTGCAAATTGATTTTGGAGGCGGACTCAAATCGGATGAGGATCTGCGGATCGCCTTTGAATCGGGCGCCCATCAAATCACCGGAGGCAGTATTGCCGTCAAAGATCCGGACACTTTTAAAAGCTGGTTGCTGCGCTATGGATCTGATCGTATTATTCTTGGAGCCGATGTGCAAAATGAGCGCATTGCAGTAAACGGTTGGCAGGAGTCCAGCGAGCGAGAATTAGTGCCCTTTATTGAGGACTACCGTGCCCACGGGGTCTCCTATGTAATTTGTACCGACATCAGTAAGGATGGGATGTTGGAAGGCCCAGCCTTTGATCTGTATCAAACGCTAATCGGTCAGTTTGCTGAAGATACACATGCCCAGGGTGGATCGCTTCCTCTCCGCTTGATCGCCAGTGGCGGGATCTCTCAGTTTGATGAACTTCCCAAACTGCAGGAGTTGGGCTGTGAAGGAGTGATCATTGGTAAGGCGATCTATGAGCAGCGCATTAGCCTAAAAGAATTGGAAAAATACGTACTCGATTATGCTGACTAA
- the hisG gene encoding ATP phosphoribosyltransferase produces the protein MNKIKIAVQKSGRLNEDSLLLLKDAGISIDNGRDQLKASARNFPLEVLYLRNGDIPQYLRDGVVDIAILGENTLIEKGQDLEIVTKLGFSKCKVSLAIPKGERYDGLSSLSGKRIATSYPNTVKNYLAKHGVDADLHIISGSVEIAPSIGLADAICDIVSSGSTLFKNNLKEVEVMLTSEAVLTVSPKISEQNKNILETLKFRIQAVLEGRRNRYVLLNAPNEQLEAIKAILPGMKSPTVLPLAEEGWSSLHSVVDHNQFWEVLDALKEAGAEGILVCPIEKMVL, from the coding sequence ATGAATAAAATTAAGATTGCAGTTCAAAAAAGCGGCCGACTCAATGAAGACTCTCTTCTTCTGCTGAAAGATGCCGGAATCTCCATTGATAATGGCCGTGACCAGTTGAAGGCTTCTGCCCGAAATTTTCCATTAGAAGTGTTGTATTTGCGCAATGGGGATATTCCTCAATACCTGCGAGATGGCGTTGTGGACATCGCTATTCTGGGGGAGAACACCTTGATTGAGAAGGGACAGGATCTTGAGATCGTCACCAAACTGGGCTTTTCCAAATGCAAGGTGTCGCTGGCCATTCCTAAAGGGGAGCGCTATGACGGACTCTCCTCCCTTTCGGGAAAGCGTATCGCGACTTCCTATCCGAATACCGTTAAAAATTATTTGGCCAAACACGGGGTCGACGCTGACCTGCATATCATTAGCGGCTCGGTGGAGATCGCACCCAGCATTGGTCTGGCCGATGCTATCTGTGATATCGTGTCCAGTGGAAGTACCTTATTTAAGAACAATCTAAAAGAGGTAGAAGTGATGCTCACTTCAGAAGCTGTGCTGACCGTATCTCCTAAGATCTCTGAGCAGAATAAGAACATTCTAGAAACTCTCAAATTCAGGATACAGGCTGTATTGGAAGGGCGTAGAAATCGGTATGTGCTCTTAAACGCTCCTAATGAGCAATTAGAAGCGATCAAAGCCATTCTGCCCGGAATGAAAAGTCCAACGGTTCTTCCCTTAGCCGAAGAAGGTTGGAGCAGTCTACACTCAGTGGTTGATCACAATCAATTCTGGGAGGTTTTGGATGCATTGAAAGAGGCCGGCGCCGAAGGTATTTTGGTATGCCCAATTGAAAAAATGGTATTGTAA
- the hisC gene encoding histidinol-phosphate transaminase translates to MNKASFDLNALVRENVRQMKPYSSARDEFTDFEADMVFLDANENPFENGVNRYPDPRQRNLKAQLSKVKRVPMNQILLGNGSDEVLDLIVRAFCEPGRDNIITLPPTYGMYKVLAATNAVECREVLLTENFQIDLEGVRAAVDGHTKIIFLCSPNNPTGNLLQEEEVRQILESFNGLVVIDEAYIDFASSKSWSQQLSDYPNLIVCQTLSKAYGLAGIRLGMCFATEEVIAVLQKIKPPYNVNELTQKSALERVLDQKTIKDEITLILVGKEELSKALLEVNFVDEVFPSEANFILARVQDANRVYQQLIDLGVVVRNRSTQPRCESTLRFTVGTPEENKKLINALKTLNT, encoded by the coding sequence ATGAATAAAGCCAGCTTTGACCTGAATGCCCTGGTAAGGGAGAATGTAAGGCAAATGAAGCCCTATTCTTCGGCCCGTGATGAATTCACCGATTTTGAAGCGGATATGGTCTTTTTGGATGCCAATGAAAATCCTTTTGAAAACGGGGTCAACCGATACCCGGATCCACGCCAGCGCAATCTAAAAGCCCAGTTGTCTAAGGTCAAGCGGGTGCCGATGAACCAGATACTTTTGGGTAATGGAAGCGACGAAGTCTTAGACCTGATTGTCCGTGCTTTTTGTGAGCCCGGGAGGGATAATATCATCACCCTGCCTCCCACCTACGGCATGTATAAGGTACTTGCTGCCACCAATGCGGTGGAGTGTCGCGAAGTATTGCTTACGGAGAACTTTCAGATCGATTTGGAAGGAGTGAGGGCCGCGGTGGATGGGCACACTAAAATTATCTTTTTATGTTCCCCGAACAATCCCACCGGAAACCTGCTCCAAGAAGAGGAGGTGCGTCAGATCTTGGAATCCTTCAACGGACTGGTGGTCATTGATGAGGCGTACATTGATTTTGCCTCTAGTAAAAGCTGGAGTCAGCAGCTTTCTGACTATCCCAATCTGATCGTCTGCCAGACCTTGTCAAAGGCTTACGGTCTGGCCGGAATCCGACTCGGGATGTGCTTTGCCACTGAGGAAGTCATCGCTGTATTGCAAAAGATCAAGCCGCCTTATAACGTGAATGAACTGACCCAAAAATCGGCTTTGGAGCGGGTACTGGATCAAAAAACAATTAAGGACGAAATTACTTTGATTTTAGTAGGTAAGGAAGAGCTATCTAAAGCATTACTTGAAGTTAATTTTGTGGATGAGGTCTTCCCTTCAGAGGCCAATTTTATTCTCGCCCGCGTGCAGGATGCCAACCGGGTCTACCAACAATTAATTGATCTGGGGGTAGTGGTCCGGAATCGCAGCACGCAGCCACGCTGTGAAAGCACACTGCGGTTTACGGTGGGTACCCCAGAAGAAAATAAAAAACTGATCAACGCCCTAAAAACATTAAACACATAA
- the hisB gene encoding bifunctional histidinol-phosphatase/imidazoleglycerol-phosphate dehydratase HisB, which yields MAKRVLFIDRDGTLIQETVDEQIDAFEKMVFYPKVFRYLSKIAEELDYELVMITNQDGLGTDSFPEDTFWPVHNFILDAFQREGVHFNEVLIDKSFPHEQKETRKPGTGLLQHYFSKEYDLEGSYVIGDRLTDMELAKNLGAQGIFINDNTQLGTGEITVKQEELANYIALESNDWQKIYQFLKLERRTAQIHRKTNETDIEIKLNLDGTGQSNIQTGLAFFDHMLDQLARHGAMDLYILVDGDLEVDEHHTIEDTAIALGEVFHQALGNKMGMERYGFTLPMDDCLAQVAIDFGGRNWLVWEAEFKREKIGEMPTEMFHHFFKSFTDGARANLNIKAEGTNEHHKIESIFKAFAKAIKAAVKRDPEKMILPSTKGML from the coding sequence ATGGCAAAACGTGTTTTATTTATCGATCGTGACGGCACCCTGATACAGGAAACCGTAGATGAACAGATTGACGCTTTTGAAAAGATGGTCTTCTATCCTAAGGTATTCCGCTACCTGAGCAAGATCGCTGAAGAGCTGGATTACGAATTGGTCATGATCACCAATCAGGACGGACTAGGCACTGATTCATTTCCGGAGGATACCTTCTGGCCGGTGCATAATTTTATCCTGGACGCTTTCCAACGGGAAGGAGTACATTTTAATGAGGTCCTCATTGACAAGAGTTTCCCACACGAACAGAAAGAGACCCGCAAGCCCGGCACAGGGCTGCTCCAACACTATTTTTCAAAAGAGTACGATCTGGAGGGCTCTTATGTTATTGGTGACCGACTGACCGATATGGAGCTGGCTAAGAATCTGGGCGCTCAGGGAATTTTCATTAACGATAATACGCAATTGGGCACGGGAGAGATCACGGTCAAGCAAGAGGAGTTGGCTAATTACATCGCCTTAGAGTCTAATGACTGGCAAAAGATCTACCAGTTTTTAAAATTGGAACGCAGAACGGCTCAGATCCATCGTAAAACCAATGAAACGGATATTGAGATCAAGCTAAACCTGGACGGAACCGGTCAAAGCAATATCCAAACAGGATTGGCCTTTTTTGACCACATGCTCGATCAATTAGCCAGGCACGGAGCCATGGACCTTTACATTCTGGTGGATGGTGACCTGGAGGTGGATGAACACCACACCATTGAAGATACGGCCATTGCCCTGGGGGAGGTCTTTCATCAGGCTTTGGGCAATAAGATGGGGATGGAACGCTACGGATTCACCCTACCCATGGATGATTGCCTGGCACAAGTCGCCATTGATTTTGGGGGTAGGAACTGGCTGGTCTGGGAGGCTGAATTTAAACGGGAGAAAATAGGGGAGATGCCCACTGAGATGTTCCACCACTTCTTCAAATCGTTTACTGATGGGGCCCGTGCCAATCTGAATATCAAAGCAGAAGGGACCAATGAACATCATAAGATTGAATCTATTTTTAAAGCTTTCGCGAAAGCGATCAAAGCTGCAGTCAAACGAGATCCTGAAAAGATGATTTTACCCAGCACTAAGGGAATGCTATAA
- the hisIE gene encoding bifunctional phosphoribosyl-AMP cyclohydrolase/phosphoribosyl-ATP diphosphatase HisIE: protein MNLKFNKDGLIPAIIQDAQTHVVLMLGYMNQEAYDQTIATGRVTFYSRSKQRLWTKGEESGNFLEVVQIQNDCDQDSLLIQANPAGPVCHTGSDTCWDNENTSDFGFLSQLEAIIERRKEQAALPLEERKEKSSYVVSLFDKGINKIAQKVGEEAIETVIEAKDDNESLFLNESADLLFHYLILLQAKGYQLSDIVAVLKERHR, encoded by the coding sequence ATGAATTTAAAATTCAATAAGGACGGACTCATTCCGGCCATCATACAGGATGCACAAACGCATGTCGTGCTTATGTTGGGCTATATGAATCAGGAGGCTTACGATCAAACGATCGCAACAGGACGCGTAACCTTTTACAGTCGGAGTAAACAGCGTTTATGGACTAAAGGAGAAGAGAGCGGGAATTTTCTAGAGGTTGTTCAAATCCAGAATGATTGTGATCAGGATAGTTTACTGATCCAGGCGAATCCGGCAGGCCCCGTATGTCATACGGGTAGCGATACCTGCTGGGACAATGAGAATACCTCCGATTTTGGTTTTTTAAGCCAGCTCGAAGCCATTATCGAAAGGCGTAAAGAACAGGCTGCCCTGCCTTTAGAAGAGCGAAAGGAAAAGAGTAGCTATGTTGTTTCTCTTTTTGATAAAGGGATCAATAAAATCGCCCAAAAGGTAGGTGAGGAGGCCATCGAAACGGTCATTGAAGCCAAAGATGATAACGAATCGCTCTTTCTGAATGAAAGTGCCGATCTTCTGTTTCATTACTTGATACTGCTTCAGGCTAAGGGCTATCAGCTTAGCGATATCGTTGCTGTTCTAAAGGAGAGACACCGTTAA
- a CDS encoding DUF1853 family protein — MLLLPAYLQTPLLWKEEQFGVQQFVLPQLAEKISTTAEAPEGIRLGQRLEYCFKALIEAHPDFELVVHGLQIKRQKKTLGEIDFIVRDKRLDHSAEHAHKVYHVEHTFKFYCIDPNITEPIHRLVGPNRKDMFFTKLDKIKNHQLPLIYTEESKNALQHYGLESQAIQNRVYFKAHLFTPWNQEQKRPVPSAPLIRPLNAACTQGYWLRMEQLEDPFLKMPNFTFPTKMIGHLILLRNYSGWITGLCSRKYIYDI, encoded by the coding sequence ATGCTATTATTACCCGCTTACCTGCAGACTCCCTTGCTCTGGAAAGAGGAACAATTTGGGGTACAGCAGTTTGTGCTTCCGCAATTAGCAGAGAAAATCTCCACAACCGCAGAAGCGCCGGAGGGCATTCGTCTGGGGCAGCGATTAGAATATTGCTTTAAAGCACTGATCGAAGCGCATCCTGATTTTGAATTGGTAGTGCACGGTTTGCAGATCAAACGTCAGAAAAAAACCTTGGGCGAAATTGATTTTATTGTACGCGATAAACGTTTAGACCACTCCGCAGAACATGCACATAAAGTATATCATGTAGAGCATACCTTTAAGTTCTACTGTATCGATCCCAACATCACCGAACCTATTCATCGTTTGGTGGGCCCCAACCGCAAGGATATGTTCTTTACCAAGTTGGACAAGATCAAAAATCATCAATTACCATTGATTTATACCGAGGAAAGCAAGAATGCGTTACAACATTATGGTCTAGAGAGTCAAGCGATTCAAAATCGCGTCTACTTTAAAGCGCATTTGTTCACTCCCTGGAATCAGGAACAGAAACGTCCTGTGCCTTCCGCTCCCTTAATCCGACCCCTGAATGCAGCCTGCACTCAAGGCTACTGGTTGCGCATGGAGCAATTAGAAGATCCTTTTTTAAAAATGCCCAATTTTACCTTCCCTACAAAAATGATTGGCCACTTGATCCTCCTAAGAAATTACTCTGGATGGATCACTGGACTGTGCTCCAGGAAATACATCTACGACATCTAA
- a CDS encoding type 1 glutamine amidotransferase yields the protein MKKRIAILATDGFEESELKSPKEAMEKENFQVDIVSLNKGTIKAWADGNWSNDYQVDYTLDEVSAKDYNALVLPGGVINPDKLRREENALIFVRDFFKQSKPVAAICHAPWTLISADVVKGRTMTSFNSIKDDLQNAGALWVDQEVVVDEALVTSRNPNDLPAFNDKLIEEIREGKHELQHA from the coding sequence ATGAAGAAGAGAATAGCCATTTTGGCAACAGACGGATTTGAAGAAAGTGAATTAAAATCTCCTAAAGAAGCGATGGAAAAAGAAAATTTCCAGGTGGATATTGTGAGTTTAAATAAAGGAACCATTAAAGCTTGGGCTGATGGAAATTGGTCTAATGACTACCAAGTGGACTATACGCTAGATGAGGTTAGTGCAAAAGATTATAATGCTTTGGTACTACCGGGTGGCGTAATTAATCCCGATAAACTGCGTAGAGAAGAAAATGCGCTCATCTTTGTGCGTGATTTCTTTAAGCAAAGTAAACCAGTAGCAGCCATCTGCCACGCGCCATGGACCCTGATTAGTGCTGATGTAGTAAAAGGAAGAACTATGACCTCATTCAATTCTATTAAAGACGATTTGCAGAATGCAGGCGCCTTATGGGTAGATCAGGAAGTGGTTGTTGATGAAGCTCTGGTAACCAGTCGTAATCCTAACGATTTACCAGCCTTTAATGATAAACTAATCGAAGAGATTAGAGAAGGGAAGCATGAATTGCAACATGCCTAA
- the hisD gene encoding histidinol dehydrogenase, with translation MKKAINPDPSTWSTLLERPMASTQEMDALMLDVFEAVRLNGDQAVRDYTQRFDGVLVDQLQVTAQEIEQAKAQVADELKEAISLAKTNIEKFHRAQQTNRVDVETQPGVQCWQEKRPIQKVGLYIPGGTAPLFSTILMLAIPATIAGCQEIVLCSPPNTAGTIHPAILYTAQLCGVDTIIKAGGVQAIAAMTLGTKSVPQVYKLFGPGNQYVTAAKQYATKLGVSIDMPAGPSELLVMADDSADAAFVASDLLSQAEHGADSQVVLVSTSKTLLSKVEDEMTSQLDALSRKQIAQQAIANSVLIYLPTKELAAALINAYGPEHYILCVEEEDYFLGQIANAGSVFVGNYTPESAGDYASGTNHTLPTNGYAKQYSGVNLDSFLKSMTFQRITAQGIQNIGPAIELMAAAEGLDAHKNAVTLRLNALNNE, from the coding sequence ATGAAAAAAGCTATAAACCCCGATCCGAGTACCTGGAGCACACTCTTGGAGCGCCCTATGGCGAGTACCCAGGAAATGGATGCATTGATGCTTGACGTATTTGAAGCCGTTCGTCTTAACGGGGATCAGGCAGTGCGAGACTATACCCAACGCTTTGACGGTGTTCTTGTTGATCAATTACAGGTCACCGCTCAGGAAATCGAGCAGGCAAAGGCGCAAGTAGCTGATGAACTCAAAGAAGCTATCAGTTTAGCGAAAACTAATATTGAGAAGTTTCACCGGGCCCAACAAACGAATAGGGTAGACGTTGAAACGCAACCCGGCGTGCAGTGCTGGCAGGAAAAAAGACCCATTCAAAAGGTGGGCTTGTACATTCCGGGCGGTACGGCGCCACTATTCTCCACCATACTGATGTTGGCCATACCGGCCACGATTGCAGGCTGTCAGGAGATCGTACTTTGCTCACCACCCAACACAGCAGGAACCATTCATCCGGCCATTTTATATACTGCCCAGCTTTGCGGGGTAGATACCATTATCAAGGCGGGAGGGGTTCAGGCCATAGCGGCCATGACTTTGGGTACGAAGAGCGTTCCTCAGGTCTACAAATTATTTGGCCCTGGGAATCAATACGTCACGGCAGCCAAGCAGTACGCGACCAAACTGGGAGTGTCCATCGATATGCCTGCCGGTCCCAGCGAATTGCTGGTCATGGCTGATGATTCAGCTGATGCAGCTTTCGTAGCTTCTGATCTGCTGAGTCAGGCAGAACATGGCGCAGATAGTCAGGTAGTTCTGGTCAGCACCTCTAAAACATTGCTCTCTAAGGTAGAAGATGAAATGACCAGCCAGCTAGATGCGCTTTCGCGAAAGCAGATTGCCCAACAAGCCATCGCCAATAGTGTATTGATCTATCTGCCTACTAAAGAACTGGCCGCCGCATTGATCAATGCTTACGGCCCGGAGCACTACATACTGTGCGTTGAGGAAGAAGACTACTTTCTTGGGCAGATTGCCAATGCAGGCTCGGTTTTCGTGGGAAATTACACCCCCGAGAGTGCGGGTGACTACGCCTCAGGCACCAATCACACCCTGCCCACCAACGGATACGCCAAGCAATACAGCGGAGTAAATCTGGATAGTTTTTTAAAGAGTATGACCTTTCAGCGTATCACTGCGCAAGGGATCCAAAACATTGGTCCGGCCATCGAATTGATGGCAGCTGCCGAAGGGCTTGATGCTCATAAAAATGCCGTGACCTTACGTCTAAATGCGTTAAACAATGAATAA
- the hisF gene encoding imidazole glycerol phosphate synthase subunit HisF, with product MLTKRIVPCLDIKNGRTVKGVNFVDLRDAGDPVELARKYAETGADELVFLDISATEERRRTLADLVLRVAEQVNIPFTVGGGISCVEDVDILLQNGADKVSINSAAVKNPQLINELATKFGSQCVVVAIDAKQIKDQWKVHLVGGKVPTELDLFEWAKEVEERGAGEILFTSMDHDGTKNGFANEALKKLGKTVNIPIIASGGAGTMEHFADTFLEGESDAALAASVFHFHEIDIPDLKHYLKSKGLAIRT from the coding sequence ATGCTGACTAAACGAATAGTACCCTGCCTGGACATTAAGAACGGCCGCACGGTCAAGGGAGTCAATTTTGTGGACCTGCGTGATGCGGGCGATCCGGTGGAGCTGGCACGAAAGTACGCGGAGACCGGGGCTGATGAACTGGTCTTTTTAGATATTTCAGCCACAGAAGAGCGGCGACGTACATTGGCTGATCTAGTGCTACGCGTAGCAGAACAGGTTAATATTCCGTTTACGGTGGGCGGTGGTATTTCATGTGTGGAGGATGTCGATATCTTGCTTCAAAATGGCGCAGATAAAGTATCGATCAATTCGGCAGCCGTCAAAAATCCGCAATTGATCAATGAACTTGCCACCAAATTCGGTTCGCAATGCGTGGTGGTCGCTATTGACGCCAAACAAATTAAGGATCAATGGAAAGTGCATTTGGTAGGTGGGAAGGTGCCTACTGAACTGGATTTATTTGAATGGGCAAAAGAGGTAGAAGAGCGCGGTGCCGGGGAAATATTATTTACCTCTATGGATCATGACGGCACTAAAAATGGGTTTGCGAACGAGGCGTTAAAAAAGTTGGGTAAAACCGTTAACATTCCCATCATCGCTAGTGGGGGCGCGGGTACTATGGAGCATTTTGCGGATACCTTTCTGGAAGGAGAGTCCGATGCTGCCTTAGCGGCGAGTGTGTTTCATTTTCACGAGATCGATATTCCCGACCTCAAACACTACTTAAAATCGAAGGGTTTGGCCATTCGAACTTAA